In Nocardia sputorum, a single genomic region encodes these proteins:
- a CDS encoding flavin-containing monooxygenase, with product MTETIVAGVSAAGREAALQQAIAECEPAPLLMSMVHVTGDLGLLDEFGARLSLEEPGNHYRTGTRPTVPPGTYPDDVAADIRARAREVLTPDSVAALGVPDDELFRRMATVCTAQRVDAEFVPILLEQAGFTKDRRHVPVTVTPPADFEVIVIGAGIVGINAGIKLGEAGFPFTIFEEREDIGGTWHRNTYPGAAVDTPSHYYSYSFELNPNWTRYYPTGPEYQNYLLDVVEKYRLREHIRFGKRVRSATWLAEDNRWEVVTEDRDGMVTCHRARAVITALGMLNAPNIPHVEGLDTFAGTIAHTAEWDTGIDLHGKRVVVLGTGCTAVQVVASIVDEVDTLDVVVRSPHWLVPEKTVGGDVPAGEKWAMANLPFYDKWFRLRTYWFASDNLYPLPRIDKEWAATHLSASPANDMVLRTALEYLDKSFPDRPDLVEKLTPDFRPYAKRIVKDPGFFAALNREHVTLHRASFQRVTPEGVVTTEGSFIPADVIILATGFKLQFTTTIDITGRDGRTLAEVWKGGEDPRAYLGVQASGFPNLFVTAGPNAAPNHGAGHNITGEEQVHYIIECLQYLLENDHAAMDVEQEALDEYNRRVDEALDETVWVHPGAQVNGYYRNSAGRAVVPCPWRLVDYWTMLREPHPEDLIFLPHRTAS from the coding sequence ATGACCGAGACCATCGTCGCCGGCGTCTCCGCCGCAGGCCGAGAAGCCGCGTTGCAACAGGCGATCGCGGAATGCGAGCCGGCGCCGCTTCTGATGTCGATGGTGCACGTGACCGGTGATCTCGGACTGCTCGACGAGTTCGGCGCGCGCCTGTCGCTCGAGGAGCCGGGTAACCACTACCGCACCGGCACACGGCCGACGGTACCGCCCGGCACCTATCCCGACGACGTCGCCGCCGACATCCGCGCCCGCGCCCGCGAGGTGCTCACCCCGGATTCCGTCGCCGCGCTCGGGGTGCCGGACGACGAGTTGTTCCGCCGAATGGCGACCGTCTGCACCGCTCAGCGGGTGGATGCGGAGTTCGTGCCGATCCTGCTGGAGCAGGCCGGATTCACCAAGGATCGACGCCACGTCCCGGTGACGGTGACACCGCCTGCCGACTTCGAAGTGATCGTGATCGGTGCGGGCATCGTCGGCATCAACGCGGGAATCAAGCTCGGAGAGGCCGGTTTCCCCTTCACCATCTTCGAAGAACGCGAAGATATCGGCGGTACCTGGCATCGCAACACCTATCCCGGCGCGGCGGTGGACACTCCCAGCCACTACTACTCCTACTCGTTCGAGCTCAACCCGAACTGGACCCGCTACTATCCGACCGGCCCCGAGTACCAGAACTACCTGCTCGATGTGGTCGAGAAGTACCGGCTGCGCGAGCACATCCGATTCGGCAAGCGGGTGCGGTCGGCGACCTGGCTGGCAGAGGACAACCGCTGGGAAGTGGTGACCGAGGACCGCGACGGCATGGTCACCTGTCACCGCGCTCGCGCCGTGATCACCGCGCTCGGCATGCTCAACGCGCCCAATATTCCCCACGTGGAGGGTTTGGACACCTTCGCGGGCACGATCGCGCACACCGCCGAATGGGACACCGGCATCGACCTGCACGGCAAGCGGGTCGTGGTCCTGGGCACCGGCTGCACGGCGGTGCAAGTCGTGGCGAGCATCGTCGACGAGGTCGACACCCTCGATGTCGTCGTTCGCAGCCCGCACTGGCTGGTGCCCGAGAAGACCGTCGGAGGCGACGTGCCCGCGGGCGAGAAGTGGGCGATGGCCAACCTGCCCTTCTACGACAAGTGGTTCCGGCTGCGCACCTACTGGTTCGCCTCGGACAACCTCTACCCGCTGCCGCGGATCGACAAAGAGTGGGCGGCCACCCACCTGTCCGCGTCACCCGCCAACGACATGGTGCTGCGCACCGCACTGGAGTACTTGGACAAGAGCTTCCCGGACCGTCCCGACCTGGTCGAGAAGCTGACCCCGGACTTCCGCCCGTATGCCAAGCGAATCGTGAAGGACCCCGGCTTCTTCGCGGCACTCAACCGCGAGCATGTGACCCTGCACCGCGCCTCGTTCCAGCGTGTGACGCCCGAAGGCGTAGTCACCACGGAAGGCTCGTTCATCCCCGCCGACGTGATCATTCTTGCCACCGGGTTCAAACTCCAGTTCACCACCACGATCGACATCACCGGCAGGGACGGCCGGACCCTGGCCGAGGTGTGGAAGGGCGGCGAGGACCCGCGCGCCTACCTGGGTGTGCAGGCGTCGGGCTTCCCGAATCTGTTCGTCACCGCCGGGCCCAACGCCGCGCCGAACCACGGCGCCGGGCACAACATCACCGGCGAGGAACAGGTGCACTACATCATCGAGTGCCTGCAGTACCTGTTGGAGAACGACCATGCCGCCATGGACGTCGAACAGGAAGCGCTGGACGAGTACAACCGCCGCGTCGACGAAGCGCTCGATGAAACCGTGTGGGTGCATCCGGGTGCGCAGGTCAACGGCTACTACCGCAACAGCGCGGGCCGGGCGGTCGTGCCGTGCCCGTGGCGCCTGGTCGACTACTGGACGATGCTGCGCGAGCCGCACCCCGAGGATCTGATCTTCCTTCCGCATCGGACCGCGTCATGA
- a CDS encoding flavin reductase family protein encodes MTSIGIDREAPRDTGGTDLPELDPALMRTVLGHFATGVVAITGIDPHNGAPTGLAANSFTSVSLDPPLIAFCVAATSTSWPRVRAAGRYAVNILSEAQEPVCRQLATRGADKFQGIEWQPSPAGAPILADCLAWIEAELEAEHAAGDHTIVVSRVRHLYASDSAPLIFFRGRYGSVGPSAGRPR; translated from the coding sequence ATGACATCCATCGGCATCGACCGCGAGGCGCCCCGGGACACGGGTGGAACGGATCTTCCGGAGCTGGATCCGGCTCTGATGCGCACTGTCCTGGGGCACTTCGCCACCGGCGTTGTCGCGATCACGGGCATCGATCCGCACAACGGGGCGCCGACGGGCCTGGCCGCGAACTCGTTCACCTCGGTGTCGCTGGATCCGCCGCTCATCGCCTTCTGTGTAGCCGCGACCAGCACTTCGTGGCCCCGGGTGCGGGCGGCGGGCCGCTATGCGGTCAACATCCTGTCCGAGGCTCAGGAGCCGGTGTGCCGGCAGCTGGCCACCCGCGGCGCCGACAAGTTCCAGGGCATCGAATGGCAGCCGTCGCCGGCGGGGGCGCCGATTCTCGCGGATTGCCTGGCTTGGATCGAAGCCGAGCTGGAGGCCGAGCATGCCGCGGGCGACCACACGATCGTGGTATCCCGGGTGCGGCACCTGTACGCCTCCGACTCGGCTCCGCTGATCTTCTTCCGCGGCCGCTACGGCAGTGTCGGCCCGAGCGCTGGTAGACCGCGATGA
- a CDS encoding alpha/beta fold hydrolase, which yields MSTSVESRVVPELRELPTEHGVLRYREIGDGPPLLLLHGSGPGVTGWRNFGANVPVFAQHYRTLVLEFPGFGVSDDFGAPHPMMSAQQAVGAFLDGLDLDRVRVVGNSMGGFVATDFALANPDRVDRLVTIGGIGTPVFSAQPGEGIVRLSEFVENPTREALTAWLHSMVYDSALVTEELIEERWQQATDPATLENSRRMYGKAALARMAEAGRNADTVPGWAKLGRITVPVLVTWGRDDRVSPVDMALLPMRTLRNGEVHIFPNCGHWVMIEQKQAWEATVLAFLGR from the coding sequence ATGAGTACCTCAGTCGAATCCCGAGTAGTTCCCGAGTTGCGTGAACTGCCCACCGAGCACGGCGTCCTGCGTTACCGCGAGATCGGTGACGGTCCGCCCCTGCTGCTGTTGCACGGCTCCGGTCCCGGGGTGACGGGATGGCGCAACTTCGGAGCCAATGTCCCGGTTTTCGCGCAGCACTACCGCACACTGGTGCTGGAGTTTCCCGGTTTCGGGGTCAGCGACGATTTCGGCGCCCCACACCCCATGATGTCCGCGCAACAGGCGGTCGGCGCCTTCCTGGACGGGCTGGACTTGGACCGCGTGCGCGTCGTCGGAAACTCCATGGGCGGGTTCGTCGCTACGGATTTCGCCCTCGCGAACCCCGACCGGGTCGATCGGCTGGTCACCATCGGCGGGATCGGAACGCCCGTCTTCAGCGCCCAGCCGGGGGAGGGGATCGTGCGGCTGAGCGAGTTCGTCGAGAACCCCACTCGTGAAGCGCTGACAGCTTGGCTGCACTCGATGGTGTACGACTCGGCTCTGGTGACGGAGGAACTGATCGAGGAGCGCTGGCAGCAGGCGACAGATCCGGCGACCCTGGAGAATTCGCGGCGCATGTACGGCAAGGCCGCCTTGGCCCGGATGGCCGAGGCGGGCCGCAACGCCGACACCGTCCCGGGGTGGGCGAAGCTGGGCCGGATCACGGTCCCGGTGCTGGTGACCTGGGGCCGGGACGATCGGGTGAGCCCGGTCGACATGGCCCTGCTGCCGATGCGCACCCTGCGCAACGGCGAGGTGCACATCTTCCCCAACTGCGGGCACTGGGTGATGATCGAGCAGAAGCAGGCATGGGAGGCCACCGTCCTGGCCTTCCTCGGTCGTTAG
- a CDS encoding Dabb family protein gives MYKVTRLLHLTDPGDDMVTEVTIKRITAAAESAGARQSLVIRTLPGARNGGDVLAHFQFPSETRWRRSRAAIDEAMSVPTIGHIDGVEYVGGSPADGRAGRRWTSRPPRVYRTLLLRVDAAADPAEIRRFEHATLQMPRHIPAILAWQLSPVRRATGMSQWTHVWEQEYADVDALLGPYMNHPIHWGHVDRWFDPECPEQIIKDRVCHSFCAIPAPVIDAAPVMPPAAGEG, from the coding sequence ATGTATAAGGTGACCCGCTTGCTGCACCTGACCGATCCCGGCGACGACATGGTCACAGAGGTGACGATCAAACGCATCACCGCCGCGGCCGAATCGGCCGGCGCACGGCAGTCGCTGGTCATTCGCACCCTGCCGGGAGCGCGCAATGGCGGAGATGTCCTCGCCCACTTCCAGTTCCCATCGGAAACCCGGTGGAGACGCAGCCGCGCCGCGATCGACGAGGCGATGTCCGTGCCCACGATCGGGCACATCGACGGAGTGGAGTATGTGGGCGGGTCGCCTGCGGACGGGCGCGCGGGACGGCGGTGGACATCACGCCCGCCGCGGGTATACCGGACGCTGCTGCTACGCGTGGACGCCGCGGCAGACCCGGCGGAGATCCGCCGGTTCGAGCACGCCACGCTGCAGATGCCCCGCCACATCCCCGCCATACTGGCCTGGCAGCTGAGCCCGGTGCGGCGCGCCACCGGGATGTCGCAGTGGACGCACGTGTGGGAGCAGGAGTACGCCGATGTCGACGCCCTGCTCGGGCCCTATATGAATCACCCGATCCACTGGGGGCATGTGGACCGATGGTTCGATCCGGAGTGCCCCGAGCAGATCATCAAGGACCGGGTCTGCCACAGCTTCTGCGCGATCCCGGCGCCGGTCATCGACGCGGCGCCGGTGATGCCGCCGGCCGCGGGCGAAGGCTAA
- a CDS encoding helix-turn-helix transcriptional regulator: MLSFGEELTGNDLKKWADWSIGFFYWSPSVSQVYAELKKLEELELVRSRLVTDEGVRGRRLYGITDTGLRALRNWSRNAGVDMPVLKHGVMLRLWMGHLHDPEHLKRIVRTHIDNLREQANRAAVHADRSEPEPGWAFTEMSLRWAQRHFEAEIALAEQLLADIDEAAARYRELAVRDENDLPVPRHPGVWRTVGEDSAKS; this comes from the coding sequence ATGTTGTCCTTCGGTGAGGAACTGACCGGCAACGATCTGAAGAAGTGGGCGGACTGGAGCATCGGCTTCTTCTATTGGAGCCCGTCGGTCAGTCAGGTCTACGCCGAGCTGAAGAAGCTCGAGGAGCTCGAGTTGGTGCGGTCCCGCCTGGTGACCGACGAAGGGGTGCGCGGGCGGCGGTTGTACGGCATCACCGATACGGGGTTGCGCGCGCTGCGGAACTGGTCTCGGAACGCCGGGGTGGACATGCCGGTGCTCAAACACGGTGTGATGCTGCGCCTGTGGATGGGTCACCTGCACGACCCCGAGCACCTGAAGCGGATCGTGCGGACGCACATCGACAACTTGCGCGAGCAGGCGAACCGGGCCGCCGTGCACGCCGACCGGTCGGAGCCGGAGCCGGGGTGGGCGTTCACCGAGATGAGTCTGCGGTGGGCGCAGCGTCATTTCGAGGCAGAGATCGCGCTGGCCGAACAGTTGCTGGCCGATATCGACGAGGCGGCCGCGCGTTATCGTGAGCTGGCCGTCCGCGACGAGAACGATCTTCCGGTTCCCCGTCATCCTGGGGTCTGGCGCACGGTAGGGGAGGATTCCGCGAAGAGCTGA
- a CDS encoding IclR family transcriptional regulator translates to MTIAQDMRPSEATTPSALLDRLSLVLDAFDGRDSLGLTEVVSRTGLPRSSAHRMLDRLVQLRWLRREGRNYSLGIRLVELGSLAVHQDRVHAASGEHLQHLYRATGMVVHLAVLDGDDVVYLDKIGGRLAAHVPTRVGGRLPASKSALGKVLLAFAGRDEPGSALTRELGYAVERNGALHGFGCIAAPIGPVGEATTAVSICGPLSRMSFDSRMTAPVQLAAHAIWRSMTAGGRVTPTLQRRNILRSLPTAPSVLAEG, encoded by the coding sequence ATGACGATCGCGCAGGACATGCGGCCCAGTGAGGCGACTACCCCCAGCGCCCTTCTCGACCGGCTGTCGCTCGTCCTCGACGCGTTCGACGGACGCGACAGCCTCGGCCTGACGGAGGTCGTCTCCCGTACCGGCCTGCCGCGCTCCTCCGCCCACCGGATGCTGGACCGGTTGGTCCAGCTGCGGTGGCTTCGGCGGGAGGGTCGCAACTACAGCCTCGGTATCCGTCTCGTCGAGCTCGGGTCGCTCGCCGTCCATCAAGACCGGGTGCACGCGGCATCCGGCGAGCACCTGCAGCACCTCTATCGAGCCACCGGCATGGTCGTGCATCTTGCGGTGCTCGATGGGGACGACGTCGTGTATCTGGACAAGATCGGCGGACGCCTTGCCGCCCACGTGCCGACCCGTGTCGGAGGCAGGTTGCCTGCCTCGAAGTCGGCGCTCGGCAAGGTCCTGCTCGCCTTCGCCGGCCGAGACGAGCCCGGCAGCGCGCTCACCCGGGAACTCGGATACGCCGTCGAACGCAACGGCGCGCTGCACGGATTCGGCTGTATCGCCGCACCGATCGGGCCGGTCGGTGAGGCGACGACCGCCGTGTCGATCTGCGGACCGCTCAGCCGGATGAGCTTCGACAGCCGGATGACCGCCCCGGTCCAGCTTGCCGCACATGCCATCTGGCGCAGTATGACCGCCGGCGGCCGAGTCACCCCTACGCTGCAGCGCCGCAACATCCTGCGGTCACTGCCGACCGCCCCCAGCGTGCTCGCCGAAGGCTGA
- a CDS encoding NADH:flavin oxidoreductase yields MTASSATPFARPDPLAPASLGPVRLRNRIIKSATFEGVTTDALVTDALIDFHVAVGEGGVGMTTVAYLAVSPEGRTERDQIYWRPEALPGLRKLTDAVHATGAAISAQIGHAGPVANSRSTGLPSLAPSTRPNPLSMSLDRAATEDDIHRIIDAHAQATRHAIETGFDAVEVHLGHNYLASSFLSPNINRRKDEWGGSLANRARFARRILRAVGEAADGRIAVLAKMNMADGVPGGLWLDESLAVAQMIERDGYVDALELTGGSSLLNPMYLFRGDVPVREMAETQRGLVKLGMKLFGKMVFRNYPYEPLYFHDYARQFRDELDMPLVLLGGITDLAGMNAAMDDGFEFVAMARALLREPDLINRIQSESSKKSLCIHCNLCAASIFTGTRCPLATDRRGAGTRAPLDLPS; encoded by the coding sequence ATGACCGCCTCCTCCGCCACCCCATTCGCCCGGCCGGATCCTCTCGCACCCGCCTCGCTCGGTCCGGTGCGGTTGCGCAACCGGATCATCAAGTCCGCGACTTTCGAGGGAGTAACGACCGACGCTTTGGTCACCGACGCGCTGATCGACTTCCACGTCGCGGTCGGCGAGGGCGGGGTCGGCATGACGACGGTCGCCTACCTTGCCGTGTCACCCGAAGGGCGCACCGAAAGAGACCAGATCTATTGGCGGCCCGAGGCACTGCCAGGTCTGCGCAAGCTCACCGACGCCGTACACGCCACCGGTGCCGCGATCTCGGCACAGATCGGACACGCAGGGCCGGTTGCCAACTCGCGTTCCACCGGCCTGCCGTCCCTGGCCCCGTCGACCCGGCCCAACCCGCTGTCGATGAGCCTCGACCGGGCCGCCACCGAGGACGACATCCACCGGATCATCGACGCCCACGCCCAGGCCACCCGGCACGCGATCGAAACGGGATTCGACGCGGTGGAGGTCCACCTCGGGCACAACTACCTGGCCAGCTCGTTCCTCAGCCCGAACATCAACCGCCGCAAGGACGAATGGGGCGGCTCGCTCGCCAATAGAGCGCGGTTCGCCCGACGCATCCTGCGGGCGGTCGGCGAGGCCGCCGACGGGCGAATCGCGGTACTGGCGAAGATGAACATGGCCGACGGCGTCCCCGGCGGCCTGTGGCTCGACGAATCCCTTGCCGTCGCGCAGATGATCGAGCGCGACGGTTATGTCGACGCGCTGGAACTCACCGGCGGCTCCTCACTGCTGAATCCGATGTACCTGTTCCGGGGTGACGTGCCGGTGCGCGAGATGGCCGAGACCCAGCGCGGCCTGGTCAAGCTGGGCATGAAGCTATTCGGGAAGATGGTATTCCGGAACTATCCCTACGAACCGCTCTACTTCCACGACTACGCACGCCAGTTCCGCGACGAACTCGATATGCCACTCGTCCTACTCGGCGGCATCACCGATCTCGCGGGAATGAACGCCGCGATGGACGACGGGTTCGAGTTCGTGGCCATGGCCCGCGCCCTGCTCCGCGAGCCGGATCTGATCAACCGTATCCAGTCGGAGTCGTCGAAGAAATCGCTGTGCATCCACTGCAACCTGTGTGCGGCCAGCATCTTCACCGGCACGCGGTGCCCACTGGCAACCGACCGACGGGGAGCCGGTACCAGGGCGCCACTTGACCTTCCTTCGTGA
- a CDS encoding TetR/AcrR family transcriptional regulator, translating into MTDQISVSRGRGRPSVLDSSAVAESALRLWSERGYASTSWSDLARATGISTRTLLRHFSSRSEIAWLGVEPATARLQDALDNAPRAGELSLVIRSAIVESVSHEPRVRRVAPDWLRLISSEPELAATAPLAYRPWIETLARYIASRLPDAPAAICRALATAYQAAAFAALIEWADAGAQGDCADAVEEMLRWMDIHAPVTIPHDRLAPQKSQPTQGVSP; encoded by the coding sequence GTGACCGATCAGATCTCCGTTTCTCGTGGACGCGGCCGACCCTCGGTACTGGACAGCTCGGCCGTCGCCGAAAGCGCGCTGCGCCTGTGGTCCGAACGCGGCTACGCTTCGACGAGCTGGAGCGATCTCGCGCGCGCCACGGGAATCAGCACACGGACCTTGTTGCGTCACTTCTCGTCGCGGTCGGAAATCGCCTGGCTCGGCGTGGAACCGGCGACGGCGCGGCTACAAGACGCCCTCGACAACGCCCCCCGCGCCGGTGAGCTCTCGCTCGTCATCCGCTCCGCCATCGTCGAGTCGGTCTCGCATGAACCTCGGGTCCGGCGCGTTGCGCCCGACTGGCTGCGCCTGATCTCCTCCGAGCCCGAACTCGCCGCCACCGCACCGCTGGCCTACCGCCCCTGGATCGAGACGCTGGCGCGCTATATCGCGAGCCGGCTCCCTGATGCCCCCGCAGCCATCTGCCGAGCGCTGGCCACCGCGTATCAGGCGGCGGCTTTCGCCGCCTTGATCGAGTGGGCCGACGCCGGCGCCCAAGGCGACTGCGCCGACGCGGTCGAGGAGATGCTGCGGTGGATGGACATCCACGCGCCCGTGACGATCCCGCACGACCGACTTGCGCCCCAGAAATCCCAACCCACACAGGGAGTTTCCCCATGA
- a CDS encoding SDR family oxidoreductase yields MGVYVVTGSASGMGRAVVDKLRGSGHTVVGVDLRDAEIVADLSTAQGRRAAVDGVLAVVDGRLDGAVLAAGVGPVPGAERPRLIYEVNYRGVVELLEGWRSALAAATEAKVVVFGSNATTTTPAVPSRAIRSLLAGDVDTALRAIRIFGKNAPALAYAASKIAVTRWVRRHAVTAGWAGAGIRLNVLAPGAVLTPLLEQQLATPAEAEAIRRFPIPIGGFGDAGDLAEWAVFMLSGSARFLCGSVVFVDGGSDAYFRADDWPRAVPLRRLPGYLRRFGGSGTR; encoded by the coding sequence GTGGGTGTTTATGTCGTTACCGGGTCGGCCTCCGGGATGGGACGAGCCGTGGTGGACAAGTTGCGCGGCAGTGGGCACACCGTGGTCGGAGTCGATCTCCGGGACGCCGAGATCGTCGCCGACCTGTCCACGGCGCAGGGGCGGCGCGCGGCCGTCGACGGTGTACTCGCCGTGGTGGACGGGCGGTTGGACGGCGCCGTTCTCGCGGCGGGAGTCGGCCCAGTTCCCGGCGCAGAACGGCCGCGGCTCATCTACGAGGTGAACTATCGCGGGGTGGTGGAGTTGCTCGAGGGCTGGCGGTCGGCGCTGGCTGCGGCGACCGAGGCCAAGGTGGTCGTTTTCGGCAGCAACGCGACCACCACGACGCCCGCGGTGCCCAGCCGGGCGATCCGCTCGCTGTTGGCCGGCGACGTCGACACAGCATTACGAGCGATCCGCATCTTCGGCAAGAACGCGCCCGCCCTCGCCTACGCGGCCTCCAAGATCGCGGTGACTCGCTGGGTGCGGCGCCACGCTGTGACAGCCGGGTGGGCGGGTGCGGGAATCCGGCTCAATGTGCTGGCTCCGGGCGCCGTGCTGACCCCGCTACTGGAGCAGCAACTCGCCACGCCCGCCGAAGCCGAGGCGATCCGCCGGTTCCCGATACCGATCGGCGGATTCGGCGACGCAGGCGATCTCGCCGAGTGGGCTGTGTTCATGCTGTCCGGCTCCGCGCGCTTCCTCTGCGGAAGCGTGGTGTTCGTCGACGGGGGTAGCGACGCGTACTTCCGGGCCGACGACTGGCCGCGCGCCGTCCCGCTGCGCAGGCTCCCCGGTTACCTGCGGCGCTTCGGCGGTTCCGGCACTCGCTGA
- a CDS encoding ABC transporter substrate-binding protein, protein MRLGGLSRHRRAIAGIGAAVLFTALAATGCAGDDESNNSAVAGASTTALPDKPATGTPVRIGFVSTEGGAVVSLPQMRAGAEAAVAYLNKNAGGIAGHPIDLVVCKQQEEPTSATKCANQFVEQKVAAVLSPGTSQGVTILPIVAGAGIPYITLNGVSPQELTSPDSAALSAGLPGTVTAMATAAKSKGMKTFTLFVSDGGGTAALIEAMGGPIFQAVQVGLKVVPIPLGVPDPTPLVTSGLSGKPDGVSVVADAGTCASVYKAIQTTDASVQKVYIPVCLDPMVTEIIGMNAVAGSIGITATDYLSDRPDSVLYRSVLQTYAPKETVTGAASTGYQVVMAVAQAIGGIQGEVNAASIKEALRSAKSVEMPAGGGVTFACDGTAVPMMPSICSRQMLIGELNDQGVPVNLEVTG, encoded by the coding sequence ATGAGACTTGGTGGTCTGAGTCGTCACCGGCGCGCCATCGCCGGCATCGGCGCGGCAGTCCTGTTCACCGCGCTCGCGGCGACGGGCTGCGCCGGCGATGACGAGTCGAACAACAGCGCGGTGGCCGGTGCGTCGACCACGGCACTCCCGGACAAGCCTGCGACGGGCACGCCGGTGCGTATCGGCTTCGTATCGACCGAGGGCGGCGCCGTGGTGTCGCTGCCGCAGATGCGTGCGGGCGCCGAGGCCGCCGTGGCTTACCTGAACAAGAACGCGGGCGGCATCGCGGGCCACCCGATCGACCTCGTGGTGTGCAAGCAGCAGGAAGAGCCGACTTCGGCGACGAAATGCGCGAACCAGTTCGTCGAACAGAAGGTGGCCGCCGTGCTGTCCCCCGGCACCTCACAGGGCGTCACCATCCTGCCGATCGTCGCCGGTGCGGGAATTCCCTACATCACCCTCAACGGTGTCTCCCCGCAGGAGCTGACCTCGCCCGATTCCGCGGCGCTGTCCGCCGGCCTGCCCGGCACCGTGACGGCGATGGCCACCGCGGCCAAGAGCAAGGGGATGAAGACCTTCACCTTGTTCGTGAGCGACGGTGGCGGCACCGCCGCCCTGATCGAGGCGATGGGCGGTCCGATCTTCCAGGCCGTCCAGGTGGGACTGAAGGTGGTGCCGATCCCGCTCGGCGTCCCGGATCCGACGCCGCTGGTCACCTCGGGGTTGTCCGGGAAGCCGGACGGAGTCAGCGTTGTCGCCGACGCGGGCACATGCGCTTCGGTGTACAAGGCGATCCAGACCACCGACGCGAGCGTGCAGAAGGTCTACATCCCGGTCTGCCTGGACCCGATGGTCACCGAAATCATCGGAATGAACGCGGTGGCGGGCAGCATCGGTATCACCGCGACGGACTATCTGTCGGATCGGCCGGATTCGGTGCTCTACCGCTCGGTGCTGCAGACCTACGCGCCCAAGGAAACGGTGACCGGCGCGGCGTCGACCGGCTACCAGGTCGTCATGGCGGTGGCCCAGGCCATCGGCGGCATTCAGGGCGAGGTGAACGCGGCGAGCATCAAGGAGGCGCTGCGGTCGGCGAAGAGCGTCGAGATGCCCGCCGGCGGCGGCGTCACATTTGCCTGCGACGGCACCGCCGTGCCCATGATGCCGTCCATCTGTTCGCGCCAGATGCTGATCGGCGAACTCAACGATCAGGGCGTTCCGGTGAACCTCGAGGTGACCGGCTAG